In the Puntigrus tetrazona isolate hp1 chromosome 19, ASM1883169v1, whole genome shotgun sequence genome, CAGATGGGCAGGTCATGAGATCCACATCATGCACATACATTCATGATGCTCTgcaataaaagcacacacaaacacgggAGGAAATGAAAGAGCTGGATTATAAAGTGCTGTTGGTCATGTGATCATGTGCTCTGTTTCAGATGAACCGCCCCATTCAAGTCAAGCCAGCAGACAGTGAGGGAAGAGGAGGtataacacacgcacacacacacacacacacacaccacacatttGGCTGTCTATTTAtcgtatatgtacatatatgtttgatatacttgatcattttttttacctttgagAATGTTATCAAAGACAAACCCTCACTTAAGAGGATAGTTTTCAAAGTaaacacgtgcacacacacttcatactgTGTATTACAAAtaccaaaatgtattaataattcaagaaatcaacattttaaaccCATTAAATGGGTGTGGAATGAGTACAAACTGAATTAATCATCTCTTATTGGATGAAAACAGCAACACGGgccaaaaatacaatgcaaatgGCTCTTTCATCTTTATTCTGCACAAAACATGAGCTAGTGCCATTGTGTTGCTCTGCAAGTGACGGTCCTGTGGGTCCCTCTAGTGGCCTTTCGTGTTATCTCACCATGAACCTTACACTAACACAGAGTGACAAATATTGTATGCGATGATTTGATAGTTATTACCACTTAAGGATGATACATGATCTCACAAAGCCGTTTCTCTAATATATGTATACTTATCATGATCTATCTTTCTGTGTGTAGACAGGAAGCTGTTTGTGGGGATGTTGGGGAAACAGCTGTCAGACACCGATGTCAGAAAAATGTTTGAACCTTTTGGGAGTATAGAGGAGTGCACGGTACTCAGAGGGCCTGATGGAGCCAGCAAAGGTGTGCAAACCACATTTAAATACTCTGTGTTTTCCCCTCAAGAATGATTTTGCTTTGTAATTTAATAgatggttaataataataatgaataataaaaatatttctatttttagatGCACGTATATATGTTtagatgtattaataataaacattatcattattatttattattattatttagaataatcgcttgatttaatattttaaataataattcataatgttctatttaaatatacaaaataaaaatagtaaagcATAATTcctattatttattcattagcatttttagtatatttctGTCCGTTTTTCAACTATGCTCACTTcatattcttttaataaatcctaTTTTTCACatgatgatttttaaaatctttttataatttaattcttattttataataatttagcatttatttttgtgaatgaaGTAGTGGAGTGTTCTATTTAttgaatccttttttttttcacacacatttttgtaaattgtttgtaaaatccatttttataattgaatatttatttaataattaaaaatcaatatttacccattattcttagtttttttttgcatttcttcttAAGAACAGATGGAGTGGAGTTTCTGTCTGTGTTCAATTGCGTTcccttacaaaaatatttttttcattttcaaagcacTGATTGCAAATTAACCATAAATCGTTGGAAATAAATTGTTCAAGCAAGGCTTTGCAGTTGTCTTTGACTGGAAGGCTCTTTCAGTAAGATTGCAGGTCGTAAAGCACATCTGTAGTAATACAGCACTAGTACGGTTGCACCAGTGTGTTCACTCATGCACGTGTATGTTGGCTAATGAATGATAGTCCGTTCGGCACAGGCTGTGATTTATAACGTGatggatgtgtgtgttctgggtAATTACGTGCGTGTGTGAATGGAACAGATGCACCTGCTGTAGTAAATCATTAACTGTTTCACCCCCCCCCACCATATATACAGACATAGGCTTCGGGAAATCATGTGGGCATTTGTACCAACCTCAGCTTGTTggatttcatttgatttgtttaattgGATGTTCAAATACTCCCACTTGATGATGCATTGTTCTAGACTATTAAATGTCAGCCTAATGCGTTTGCCACATCGCTCCGGCTCCGTCTAATGatgtgttgtgtgtttcaggttGTGCATTTGTAAAATACCAGAGTAATGCAGAAGCGCAGGCGGCCATTAGCGCTCTACATGGCAGCCGCACTCTCCCGGTTAGTGTTCCCTTCACGGTCGCATTCAGGATTCCTCCCACAGTCACACCTACAAGCATAACACAACACACTAGCGCATTGTTTAGATATTCATACTTACTCACTGAAGCCTTTGTGCTCCGTTTTAACATCACCCACTGCATATTTTAACTCAAGACTTCTCGgttgctttttatttgatgttgtCTGTGAATGACGTTTGTCTTTATCCCTTCAGGGTGCATCTTCTAGTCTGGTGGTGAAGTTCGCAGAtacagagaaggagagaggaaTCAGGCGTATGCAGCAGGTGGCCTCCCAGCTGGGTGTCATTAGTCCCATGAGTCTACACCTGGGCGCCTACAACGCCTACACACAGGCAGTGAGCACTAACACCACACAagaatatatttacactacTGTTCTAACGTTTGGAGTCGGAAATGAGTGCTTGTAAAGATTTGTACATTATTACAGAAGATGtctagtttaattttaaatataaaagaatcCTCGAAAATTTTCTGCAGaatgtaaaatgtctttaacGTCGATATCTTGATCAGCATAATAGCGCAAAATGACTGGAGACTGGACTAATGAtgctgagaattcagctttgtatcagaggaataaatgacattttaaaatatgtgaccctggaccacaaaactagttCTAAattgctggggtatatttgtaacagtagccaaaaatacattatatgggacataatcatcaaaattttttatgccaaaattaaagatcatgttccatttcGTAAATTTCCTACCACAGGTATATTAAAgtttacagaaaatacattcGGATGAAATTGAATTGGGATTATAGCAATAACTGGAAGCTGCATTAGGTTCGGTACCAGAAATACTTTCATAATTACTTTCCATTCCACAAACAGGAAGTTCTAATTCAAATGGCATTGACTTAATAATCTCTGTACAACCCCTACACATGCTTGATGTGTCTCAGTCCTGTTGTCCATAGCTTTGGATTCACTCCTTGTCTTGTCCCATCCAGCTCGTCCAGCAGCAGGCCTTGGTGGCCCAGTCTGCATATCTGTCTCCCGTCGCGACGGTGGCTGCGGTGCAGATGCAGCAGTTGGCTGCTCTCAATCCCAGCAGCATCATAGCCACACCCATTGCCTCAATCACACCCTCCTCAGGTAAATGACACTGTGCTACAAAAGCGGTTATACTTAGTATTCTCTTTCCAGGAGTTGTTGGTTTCATTCAGGATTTTGTAATTGTCGTTCTGCTGTAGGTACGAGCACTCCTCCAGCCATTGCTGCCACACCTGTGCCTGCTCTGCCTCCACCAATCGCAGTCAACAGTTACCCTCCAGTCCCCGCACCGCCCAATGGCCAGTCTGCCTCTGAAGCCCTCTACACCAATGGTGTCCATCCATATCAAGGTGAGGATCGCTCCtccattctttatttttaaatgtgatcacGATTTCAGGGTTCCCTGCTAAACCAGATTGCATTCCTGGggtaaaatacacatttttggcATGGTTCTCCTGGAACAATTTGCTTTCCAGGAGCTAAATATCACTTTATTGGGGCCACTTAAACCTGCGGACATGAAAAACAACCTGCTGCCGCATTGTTTAAGTGACAAATTtagacttggcaacactggttGAGTGAAATGGCAGCTTTCCCATGAGTGGGCGTGGTTTGGGGTGCTGACAGCGGACACACCCCCAGTGTTTAAAAGTAGAGCACACtgcttgttttttaaagattttgatacactattttattcattttcattcaaatgtgAACTCAGAACACACACTTAATATTGCTTTacacagaatttaaataaaaataaaactcatagtatatattttattttaattgtagttgtattgtattgtactgTGTTACCAATTGTCTCATTCAGCACtgctttttttcctgtttgttttcaacTTTATCTACACTTCAGCTCAGAGTCCCGCATTGGATCCTCTCCAGCAGGCGTATACAGGCATGCAACACTACACGGGTGAGGTTTTTGAAATCCTCAATCTCCATTTGAAATgatctgaagtaaaaaaaatgcaaaatatagcTCTCCTTGTCCAAAAACGAAAATAGTTTTCCACATTTTTCACTAAAGAAACAAAAGGATTCTATGGGATTCTCTGTACTGTCAGTAGTTTACTTAGGATTAATCAAAGACTAATTGAAGCTGGTCACTAGCCGAGTTGATTTAGAGTATTTTTACAGCAGGGCTAGCAAATGCAGCTTGTCTTTCTCGAGGTTTGATCTgctcaaaataacaaaaacagtcTGTGGAATGGCACTTGAATAGATTACTTTATCCTGATCTCATGTTTAACTTCATTACTCCACCCACAGCTACATATCCTGCTGCATATGGATTGGTCGGTCAACCATTTCCACATCAACCCACTTTGGTTGCCCAGCAGCCACAGCAGCCGCAGCAGCTGCAACAACGAGAAGGTAATGATGTAATTTCCTGTCCAACTGGCTACTATAACCACTGACATCCTGTTTTGATTATTCCCTAGATAATAATCGAACACATTTCTCAATCATTGTTCTCTGAATCCCATGCTGTGCCATGAAAATATTCAAAGCACATGAGACGTGTAACAGTGTGGTCTGATGTATTTCATTTCCTCCTTTGCTCTTGCCAGTGTCTCAtatcttttcttcttttacTTTCTCCAGGCCCAGAAGGCTGCAATATCTTTATTTATCATCTGCCTCAGGAGTTCACTGACTCTGAGATGCTGCAGATGTTTCTGCCCTTCGGTAACGTCATCTCAGCCAAGGTGTTCGTTGACCGTGCCACCAACCAGAGCAAATGCTTTGGTGAGTGATTTGAAGAAGCAATTTAGATGTAGTATGAGGAGTGATTTAACAGaccaaatgaaataaataacaaatatattatgtaatactTAAATACATAATGGAGTGTTGCTATAAATTTAGTAGTACAGGTGAGATgataaggtgtgtgtgtgtgtgtgtgtgtgtatatatatatatatatatatatatatatatatatatatatatatatatatatatatatatagatagatagatatatatattttaaacgattaatcacatccaaaaaaatttaattcacatatattgtttaatatgtaataaaagaatataaatataaaaatgtatatacatgtaattgttttctaagtatatactgtgtgtgtatttatatatacataatatacacagtacacatacatatatcatgtaaacaaaaacttttattttggattaattgcaattaatcaatttgacagcaaaaaaaaaaaagtgtgtgtgtatatatatatatatatatatatatatatatatatatatgtgtgtgtgtgtatatatatgtgtgtgtatatatatgtgtgtatatatatgtatacatttattaatttttttgtactgtcaaatgattaattgcaattaatccaaaataataaatatattaaaatatatacttttgtgaaatgtttttatgtaacatGAAAACTTATGTAAAATACAACATGATATATGCTTTGAATGAAAACTTAATATGCTTAGAAATGAAAATGGTTGCTTTctcatatcatttaaaaatttgtcTTTCACGCtggattatttaaaatttatgcATCCATTTAGTTCTATTTTGCcgtttatttattgcattccattattatgtatttatttagttagtctATTTTATCTTTCCTATAAGGAGAGGTTTACAGTTAAAACTGTGTAGAAATAACATGCACCCAAGTACTTCCTCCACATCAATTTacatcttctgtttctttcttgtttCCGGTCACGTCCTTCATGCTGCAGGTTTCGTAAGCTTCGACAACCCAGCGAGTGCTCAGGCTGCCATCCAGGCCATGAACGGCTTTCAGATCGGCATGAAGAGGCTTAAAGTTCAGCTGAAGAGGCCTAAAGACGCTAACCGCCCATACTGAGCTGAACAGGTGAGGAAAGCGTGTGCCTCTTCGTAAAAACTCTCAGTATTATCCTTTGTGAGCAGTTCTAAGCTAACCAGTCTAGCCTGTTTTGACTGAATAAAATTGTTACCACAGACCtaatgatgtataaataaatactgtaacctAAAGTGTAACTCATCAGCATTAGCTCTTAAAAAAACGTAGCCGAAAaagacgaagaaaaaaaaacactcattaatttttactttcatttattgtttttgtgctgtgtcattgttcaccaaaaaaaaaaaaaaaaaaacaataaaacaaacaaacacaacctcaTCCACACCAAGGCTGCCCCGTCCAATCATAACTCGTGCGGAGACCACGTCGCTATGGCTATGGTGGCCTAGCATCCAATAAAGCTCCCCCTTCCTCCCACAGCGTTGGTTTGTAAGTTGATTGGCCTGTGTTGGTTGCTGTGGAGATATTCCTGCCTGTGATGGTTGCCAttagcagttttgttttttggcccTTTGTCATGTATCCTCCATGCTGAGAGTGCATGGCGGGTTAACGTGGTGACTATGGACTGTGTTTGGTGCGTTGTgactctctctttttgttttataaatactgaTCAATAACTGACACTAATCTGTGATTTGCTCCTAACGTAACTCCGGTAGTTAACGGAGCTACGCAAACTCAATTGATCCTATTGAACTCTAATCAACCAGCTCAATGTGCTGCTTTTGGgtggattttgtttttgatcagtctcctctgtgttttgtttggtcATGACTCTATTTCTTATACAAAATACTCCCATATGTAGTCTGGTGGTGTTATAGTTACTGTGAATGTGGGGTGGGGGGGGTCTCAGTGTGGTTGTATTTGATTCCGAGAGCGTTTGTGCTAGTGGATATGCTGTTTCGTGCCAACGAGTGAGCTTGTGTACGTGCTTGCGTGAATGATGCGAACGATCCGTGCGTTTGAGCGTGAGAGCGAACGAGAGGTAGGGAACTTCATTCATTATATCTCTCAAACCTCTCACGATGAGGTTTGAGGTGACACTCTGTGGTTGTTATGGTGAAACGAGTGACGCATTGTGCCGACCAAAGAACAGCATTCCTCTGTAGGAATTCTGGGTTATGACAGAAAACTTGCTCATTTATATTCAGTCATTCGTCtgagcattcaaaaaaaaaaaaaggaaaaaaaaagacgcaGTTAAGTCTCCAGCTGAACGCAGTACGGCCCAGAATTCCTATGGTGCATGTTGGAAATTTGTTTGCCTGCCAGAAATGTTTCCCTACTCTAAACGATCActaacacagaaacacacacttgcATAAAAACCCCATTCACTGATTCACAACGTAGGTTGCATGGAAGTATAGAATGGTAAGCGTTAGGCTACGTCCACATTAATACGGATTTAATACGTTTCAGACACGCTCTGTACACACTAGcgtttttaagtgttttctaAAAGATTCAGTTCCATCGCTGTGatcattttagtaataaatGGGGGCTTTTGCACCAGTGGTACTTTTTCAAAGTTCAAAACTAAACTGCACTGATTGGCCAAAAGCATACGAAACACGGTCTAtctggcatttttaaaaagccgcGCAAATTTATTTACTCCACAAACAAGTAAAACAGCTGTAATGATGTTAACCTATTTTCTCCAGCGTTGCGTTCTTTTCTCAGCCTACATGATGTGTAACACCGCGAGTCGTCGTAGGAGATTTAGCTCTTTCAGTCACGTAAATTTTCCATATACAATCCAATCTCTGTTACCGTAAAACCCACAAAACGCAACAATCGCAATCGCTGCATCCTCCATTCTCTGGCTTTCGAGGtttgtaaatgcaaaacattGTCGCTGTCGGCCGCTTCAGAGTTCGTGCTCGATCAGGAAATTAGCCGAAGGGAGAAATTGGTTCTTTAGAAACCATTCGCTAGCTAGTAACTGAGTCCCTAACACTATGTGGTGCGAAAGCCCCTAATATCCAACCACTGTTTGTTGCATCCACGGGCACATTCAAAATCGTCCTTTAACATACGAGTGAAAAACTGTCATCCTCCAGCAACTGCGAGTAAATAAAGTCATATTTGCAGACATTTATCTTTAAAAGTATAGAAAGCACAAGAGTGCTGGTAGAACCACAGATGCATACAATACAAGTACAATACGTCTCTCATCATTTAAACATACCTCCTTTATCGCAGTCCACACTATAACGTTTTCAAATTCATATACTCAGGAGAACATCTTCAAGCTGCTGTTTTTGCTGGACCAAAATGggtatttgtgatattttgagaTGCTCGGTGTggacaaaaaccaaaaaaaatcacatttatccAGATCAATGTGGACGTAGCCTCAGATAACCTTCCCAAATGCACAATAGTGTTAACAACTGTGAAATAAGTaggagtgtttttttgtgtttatgtgacCTGCTTTTAACAGCTGTTTTCGTTTTCTTTCCTCTCACAGGGAAGAAAGGAGAGGACTATCGGAGTCGATTACAAGTCACTTTTCCTCCACTGCAAATTACGGGACCAACAACTTTCACAAAACTACAGTATAAAAAACCTACCaagattatttaaacaaaaatatacatttaataacaaagacAGACTTATTGCACAAAGTGCAGATTAAATAGATTTGCAGATTTGCTACCTTAACAGTATACGATATAGGACCAATCAGCAACGCAACGCCACTCGCTCTTCTGCTTCACACGCTGTTGTGCCGTGTGCTTGTGGGTCGTGACCTTTCTGCCCTCTGCCCAGACATTTAcgccctgcacacacacacacacacacacacacacacacaaatgggaCCAATGCAAATATGTCAGTACACTAGTTTCGCTTCTGGGTTCAAAGGAACTATGAACTATTAAAGTCTTTCTGCAGCAatctaaaatatgtatatagaaatTTGAGGGGACCATGTGTAGACATATCGAAACGGTTGGGAGGGTGGGACTGGGTCAATGTGATCAGAGCAAAGAATCATGGGAGGTTCACGGTAGATAGAGAAAGAATGTCCTTTTCGGGAGTTTTGAAGGATTTGCTCTTGGTCTCTAATCGGAGTCCAGTTATTCATAGTTCTTCATCTTTAATACTTAAGGAAACACATGACCTGAGGTATAGGATGCTGGTCCTATATTGCGAACCTCCCTAAAATGACTGAATATAGTTTATCACAGAGAGGCTGTAGttagagtttttttatttttaggtttgttagtttttctttctttcttttttaaaattgtggATGATTCGAGAAGATTCATGAAagttacaaacatttaaaaatgtatttcattgtatatatatcatgcttttaaaatgaaggtcaagatttaaacatttgggatattattatttattattattattattattattatttaggaaAAGTgatttctatcttttttttttttgcaattaatttatcAATTTCTTGATGGagggcattttttaaattatttatgaagaTAGAGGATCATTGGCACGTTCCAATGAATCCatgtatttttagacattttatttacagatttacCATTAATGaacaatcattattattattctatttattttcttcaactGTTGTTTCACAACCtgtcaattacaaaaaaaaatttgaataaaattttaaacaatatttttgtgtctGTGAGATTACAggaatgagtgagtgtgtatgcgtgtgtgtgtgtgtttggatatTTTTAGTTGCATACAATCTCCGATTAAGTACGATACATGCTGTATATAAAATTGCTGCCAACTTGCAGCaggaagtatttatttttaactgtatcTGCTGAGTGTGCTGAAAAACATCATACTATTAGCTTTAACAAAGGAAAGCATAAACATTTCTGCATCTTTATAGTGGCTGCGTGAATTTtatcacaaattattttaataggcACTTGGTGTAAAACTGTTCTTGGCTTCCACTGCACtgtgaattataccaatttaaAGTTGTACtatacaatatgtatatatgtgtgtgtgtgtgtatatatatatatatatgtgtgtgtgtgtgtgtgtatatatatatatatgtgtgtgtgtgtgtatatatatatatatatgtgtgtgtgtgtgtgtgtgtgtatatatatatgtgtgtgtgtgtgtgtgtgtatatatatatgtgtgtgtgtgtgtgtgtgtgtgtgtatatatatatgtgtgtgtgtgtgtgtgtgtgtatatatatatatatatatatatatatatatatatatatatatatatataaaatgaagtCACACCATAACGACAGAAAATACATGCGACACAAAAAAGTATCTTCATTCTTAAAGTGGCAAATAGCATGAGAGATGTTTATATTCagccttattttttttctgtcacaccataaGGCACATTAATTcgtgtttattattactaataaatactatacGAATACTAATAAATGCAGACCGTTCTGTTGGCTAaccggtttttttttttaaataagagtgAGCTATTCTACTCTCTACGCGGTGACGCTTCTTCTTCCAGTTCAACTCTCAGCTAATGAATAGTGGAGCATGAATGGACCGGACCCTCCTATCATTTTACATTCACAGTCAGCATCAGAGCTTCCTCGGAGGCTTCGTCATCCCCAACACGTCATAACTCACATGCAGTTAAACGTCACCTTAAATAGCATCTGCCCCGCCCTTCGGATTTAGCATAGCACtcctcgttttttttctttctttttttttttttttttggccgtCCTCTTCTCTTCACTCTTTCATTCGCCCGCCTCGGTTCGCCTCTCAACAACACCCGGCAAAAAAAGTACGCCTTGGACACTTTCGACCGGGACGCGTGAGGAGAAAAGCGTCgggagacaaaaaaagaaaagaaaagaagaaaagtatTCCTTATCGCTGGACTGACCAAAACACGACTGAAGCGAACAGTGGACGGGAGCGGAGGAGAGCGAGCGCCAGAAAGTGGAAGAGTTTGAAACGTCTGTTTAACGCCAAACTTCCcttggcgttttttttttcctagtaCGGGGATTTAAGAAAACTATGCAGACGGACTGGGTTGAGGATTATGAAAAACTCGCACAACTGTACGGATCGCCCTGAATAACTGCGAGATTACACCCACTTTCATGCACCTTTGCTAAACCCATCTCGTCTCATCTGCTCACGCCCTTGTGTTTCGCACTACCGCTGAAAGTAAGTACCGTTATACGCGGCCGTGCTCGTTCCCGCGTCGCTCTTTGTCGCTGTACCGTCGTTTCCGTAAACGTGCTGTCGTTTAGTCGCGTGCGTCGGATTTCTAACTCGCTGCGTGGTTTTAGCACGATAACGGCTTCTTGAAGTCAGTTGTTTGATGTGTACGGCCTACTT is a window encoding:
- the LOC122323511 gene encoding CUGBP Elav-like family member 3 isoform X2; translation: MKEADAIKLFIGQIPRNLEEKDLKPIFEQFGKIYELTVIKDKYTGMHKGCAFLTYCARESALKAQNALHEQKTLPGMNRPIQVKPADSEGRGDRKLFVGMLGKQLSDTDVRKMFEPFGSIEECTVLRGPDGASKGCAFVKYQSNAEAQAAISALHGSRTLPGASSSLVVKFADTEKERGIRRMQQVASQLGVISPMSLHLGAYNAYTQALVQQQALVAQSAYLSPVATVAAVQMQQLAALNPSSIIATPIASITPSSGTSTPPAIAATPVPALPPPIAVNSYPPVPAPPNGQSASEALYTNGVHPYQAQSPALDPLQQAYTGMQHYTATYPAAYGLVGQPFPHQPTLVAQQPQQPQQLQQREGPEGCNIFIYHLPQEFTDSEMLQMFLPFGNVISAKVFVDRATNQSKCFGFVSFDNPASAQAAIQAMNGFQIGMKRLKVQLKRPKDANRPY